tttttttttttttttttttgcatataaGCTTTAAATTCAGTAAGACCTGAACATAGAGctgatgtttgtttctttatatGAATATTCTGCAATTTATCATCATAATATTTTAGTAAGTTTACATTTATGGTTCAATAGTCATGACATGTACTGTTTTTTATCGCAGAGCATCTTTTtgtataaataaacagattGTGAACGTGCAGATGAAACGGCAGCGACAGCATCCTACAACATGCACCTCTTCACGCTGTACCATGAATAAAGGTGATTGACACGAGAGCCGGTGTTTGTTGTTGAATTCCTGCCACGGCCGGGGCGAGGCAGCGCGACGAGAGACGAGCTGAGAGGGACCGCGGCGCGGCACACCTGTGTGGGCGGGGCCCAGAGCCCTGTGACCTCCAGCTGATGACAGGGAGGACTCCTGGGCTGCGTGTTAGACGCGCATCTTGTCATTGGCACTGGGACGGGGGCTAGATAACAGGGTCGGTCTCCGTGGCAACCAGGTGTGAGCTTTACCTTATACCTTGATGTTAATGTAAACGAAAATGAGTTccaatgttttatttacaagtATAAAATAATTTTTAGAAATAATActtcatataataaaaacattaaaattccattagaaatagtaaaaaaaatatttaagcTGTGGTGTGAAACCTTTTACCGTATGTATTTTTTGTGATAATTCCAAAGGCAGATGCAGCTTTGACTTCTTACACTCTGTTGGTGCCGTGTGGCCAGTCGCCCGTGTCGAACATGTGTGGCACCACGTAGTCCTCGTACCGTCCCTCTATCAGTTTGGCTGCATTGTTCTTGGCGAACCAGCAGTCCACGTTCTGTGTCCCGCTGTAGATCCGCCTGCTCTTCGGGACCACCGGCACCGAGCGGCCCTTCACCTTGAGGACCCGAGAGGGTTTCCCGTCCCCCTGTGCAGGACGTTCCGCCAGCCCCACGTCCTCGTGCAGGAACTGACCTGAAAGTGAATGGAGGCTTCAGTTCATTTCAGCTCgcgagctgcaggaggtggaagTAAAGGGGGAGCTCGTACCTAGCAGGCCATGGCAGGAGGGAGACAAGCCCCGGCTGTTGGCGATGTAGAAGCCCAGGTGGTCTCTCTGGTATGGGGCCGGGTTCTTGTACTGATGCAGCAGGATCACGAAGCTGATGTTCCCGCCAACGGTCACGGTCACGTTGGATTTGCCCACGACGGCTAGCGACACGGCGCCGCTGTCCACCGCGGCGGTGGAGTGGCAGGGCAGCACCATGCGGTCCCGCCCGTCCAGGATCACCTTCTTTGGCGTCACCTCGATGTAGGCCCGCCTGGGACGGTCCACCACCAGGGTGATGGTGCTGAAGTAGGTGCGCTGCTGCTTGTGGCTGCCTGGTGGAGCTGGGGCACCGATGAGCTTCCCGTTGACCGTCACGCCTGCAGGAAGGGCCCGCGTGAAGCATAAAACAAGCTTTTGTCGATTTCAGCTCTGTGACTCTTACCAGAGGACCGGTGGTCGGAGACCAGGCGAAGGACGTGCCCAGCGTCACCGTTGATGTTAAAGCACACGGTCAGTTTACTGAGGGGGAAGTCCACCACAAAGTGAGGATCGCCGTCCGCTAAGGGAAGAAGGAGGTGAAGAAACACTCCTAACTATGGAGGTTGGATTTCCAATCAACTCTATGCCTCTACAGCATAAACCGAGGCTGTGGAGGTTGTTTTATCTTCAGCTGGAGTCCTCTCAGGCTTGTGGGAACTAGCTATGATAAACAGGAGTGATGGGATGAGACCAGATTACAGAGCGTGAGTAATGACGGGGTCATTAGCCCCTGATGGCGTCCTTTACTGTAACATGTCCACTTTTCACTCATGGACACTCTTCAAAGCACCACACGGTGCCTGTTTTGGCATTTTGAATTAGACCCTGCACGCTCTGTGATGAGGCTGAGGGTGCAGGGAGAGAGTCGGCGGTACATTCCCACCTTTGTCAAAACAACTGTAACCACATCACACGCCTTTTCATCCGATAGCCACATCAGGCTATCGGATGAAAAGCGCAATTTCTCCACGGAGACGTGGAGTCACCTGAAGTCTTGGAGATGGTGATGGTTTTCTTGGCCGGTCTTTTCTCAACTTGACCTAAAAGAGGGACAATGTATCAGATGCAGTGAGTCGAAGCATTCTTACTGGGTCTTTGTTTGCATCTGGCAGCAGATGCGTCCTCACCTATCCTGTTGCTCAGAGGTGAAGTCTGACCGCTTGGCCTCTCGTCAGGTTTCTGGGGCCTTCGGTCCCTGGTGTCACCTGGCAGGTCGTTATCAGGTGAACCTGTCTCCCTGGGTTGTGGCGTGACGGTTGGTGCCGGAGCCATGGAGCCGTCAGCCAGTGCCACGGGCCTCTCCACCAGCAGGTTGGTGAGGGGAGTGAGGAAGTTGTAAGTGAGGGACAGGTTGGTGGCCTGATGGATgtgctcctccctctctttgctGGTTTGGCTGCTCAGCCgcgaccgcagctcctccttcacGCTCAGGAAGCCCCAGACCCGTTCCACAAAGTCCTCTATGGAGCCCAGAACGTTGTCTAGTCCCTGTGAGCCTCCTGATCCGGACCCTGGAGCCTTGGCACCAGCCGCCGTGGCTGCTGTGGCTTCCCTCACCCGTTCCTCGGTCTCGACCTGCCGGCGCCGTAGGGGCACGTCTGTCTCCAGCACGATGCTCTTGTCGCTGTTGCTCGCCGTCACCTGGACGTGAAGGGACTCGGCGCTTCGGTTGGCGAGCTTTCCGGCAACGACGATCTCGGAGCCGTTGAAGTAGTTGGTGAAAAGATGTTGAGTGACGTACTGGACTGAGTTCTCGGTGTAGTTGATCCGTATATCGGACAGCAGAGGAGTCCCTATTTCATCGTAGAATCTAGAAAAGCAAAGTTATTCCAGATTTGATCAACTGCCTGTTTGTTCAGTGAGGTCGCTTCCTGGCCGATGGCCCGCCTGTCAAACCTCATACCTGAGTGTGTATAAGGTTGAATCTGTCAATGAGCGCGTGCGAGTTATGCCCCATCTCCATCTCCGCTTTGACCCCCTCCCCTCTTAACCAGCGTGTTTGTTCAAGTAGGACCAGGCCTATTATCTGTGGGGTCTGTTCACCCAGACGCAGgtttcacaacacaaacacacattcctgCTCGACTGAGCAAACATCTTGGCCgcgggagagggagaaaagagatGTTGTGTGTAAAAGGCTTGGGGGGAAAAATGGTCCGACAGGGAAAGAGAGTGGCTGTTGTAGTCCGAGGCTGATTAAAGAGATCTGTTGTCAGCACCGTCACATTTACGGCCTCGGTTCGGCCTTGTAGACTGATGAATGATGGAGGTACATGTCACAGGGAAGAAGGGAGGGATTAAGGGGCTAATTGCCCACTAAGGAGTGGAACAGACCTTTATGGCACAGAATTGGACGTTATTTGTTTAAGTAACAATGAAATCTGTCTTTACTTAGTTTTCAATTGTGGGATAATCCTTATGAATTGCGAACTGGTTATTGGGAAGGACAAAGGAGCAAGAACTCTGAGCAGGATCCTAATAATGTAGCATAGGATGTGTGAGCCTCACCCTTTGAGCATTGCGCCGGCGTCAGCCTCCTCGTGAATGCGCCTCATCATGCCACAGTTCTCCAGAGCCATGCGCTCCAGCAGCCGGTAGTCCACGTCGTTCCCGATGCCGATGGAGAAGATGCAGAACTTCTCCTGCACGGCGGAGCGGGCGTTCCCCAGGATGGCCACGGACTGGGTCTCCCCAACGGTGGGCCGGCCGTCCGTCAGGAAGATGATGAGGGAGACGCTGTTCGGGCTGGAGTCGGGGCCCGAGAGGTAGCCtcggagcagagaggagccggCTCCGATGGCGCCGTCGATGTTGGTGCCTGTCCAGGGATTTTAATGAATAGAAATCATTGAATGCGTCCAACAAACAGACACTGGGGTCTCACCTCCGTTGGGAACCAACGTCAGTATGAACTTCTTGGCGTCTCTGACGGTGAGAGGCGTGACGGGAACGAGGCGGTTCGGCTGCCAAACTTTGATCTTGTTGGAGAAGCTGATGAAGTTGAAGTGATCCTCCGGGCGCAGGTCTCTCAGGATGGTGAACAGGGCGTCTTTAGTCTGAGGGAGCGATGACAAGGCTTCATAATAAATGTCGCCGCTCGTTTCAccataaacagctgtttgacaagCTGTGGTGTTTCAAATGGAGCTTCCATGGCTGGTGTCTGTAATGATGAAGCCCAACTCTTTCAAGTGGTGTCCTTCCTACTTCTGTCCCCAGATCCGGATGTGCATCccatagtgtgtgtgtaaactatGAATGTGATGCTATACAGGATGGGTCAGAATGACAGATGGACCTGGACTGAAACCCTATTGTTAAACCACATCAAACACACTTGTTGTTCTGCTGATGTGGGCCGCTGGGGGGCGGGCCCTGGCTGGGCAGGGGGGTTTCGGATCAAGGGGTCGAGGGAGCCGTTGTCTACAAAGTTCCATTACCCCATAGACACTGACCTTCCTCCCTCACAGCACAGCCTTGTGCTCTGTgcttccactcctcctcctcacgcaaatctgtttttctgtttctgcgCTCGGTTGCTTACAGTCCGATTATGGTGGTGCCGTAGACGAGGGGAAAAGGCCTGATGGTGATATTCCAGTGTGGGCGTGAGGAGGCGGGGTGTCGGGTTTCTCATCCCGTACAGAAATTGAAGCGTGGCTTCAAAGACACAGTTAAAGACTTTTCCTGCAACAGAGTCTGAATAAAATCTTTCAGAAGCTCTTGAGCTGAACCGTCATAATTGGCTGCTTTACCTGTCTGATCTTGGTCCCCATCATGGAGGCGCTGGTGTCGATCACAAACACCACGTTCTTGGGTACAACTGGCAGGTCTTTGGGAGCAAAGTAGTGGACGAAATGTCCGTTTAAAACCTGGGAACACATATACGTTTACAGCAGGGAGCGACATGAGATGCATGTAACATCGTAGCGGTCGAGCGATGCTTCGGACCACACCTGGATGTCTCCGATCCCCATGTCCCGCTGCACATCGTAGCGGATCACGAAGTCTCCCAGGAGGCCGTTGGTGGTGATCTTGGCCTGCTGGATGATGTTGGGGCTGAAGGTGATCCTGTAGACGTTCTTTTCCTGTTTAACCGCGGTGGTAATGGGAGGCTCGGGCCTGACCGGAGAGCCTGGCGCCTTCGCTGCACTGGGCCCATTTGCTCCGTTGCTTCTGCCGTTGCGGAGCGGCAGCACCTCGAGGTCCGTGATCGGGGAGTGGTCCACGACGGTGACGTCCAGGCTGAGGCGGCTGACAAGCTGCAGCGGCCGCAGGCTGGTCACGTGCTCGTAGCGTCCCAGCCGGCGCAGGAGCAGTTGCTCGTAGGTGAGCAGGAAGACGGCCCGGTTCCTCCCCGGTATACTGACCTGCATCCTGAACAGCTCCACCTCCGCTTCAGgactggagaggaggaaacgggaggAAGTGAATTAGTCACTTCAGTGTAATATTTTAGAGTGGGACACTGGAGCTTTGAACAGTTAACAGTGGTGATGTCACATATATAGACGCCTCCTCCACTCTGTTTACAATGAGGTCACTGAATCTCTTTCAATGAAATGTcacaaacagctggaaacaCGATGTCACTTCTTCCACATGTCACCAGTCACAGGTCACAGATATATTTAATTCCCAGCTGTGGTTAGAGAGGTCTCTCACCTTGTGTCCCCGGACTCCTGGTTCCTGGGTTTGCCCTTCTCCTGTTTGACCCGCTTTTCCTTGGGCCTGACCTCGCTCTGGTAGACACGCCCTCCGATAATCCTGGTtcacaggggtcaaaggtcgaagGATTAGTGCGCCTATTGTCACAGTTCAACTGAGTTTCCTCGTACAAATGGTGGAGTCTTGGTTTCTCATTTACGGGTACCGGGCCGGGCCGTGAATGGACTACAGCTGCTGCGGGGTGTGCGTTACTAGCACTATAACAGTCCCTCGCCTTTAGCCAACGTCCCCATAGCAACGGAAACACTGTAAATCTTTTCAGCGACCGGGTCCATGCATAAAATACCTTTCAGAACTTCCACAGCTGCTTAGATTGACCACACGTATGATGTTGGTGCAGGTGTTTTATTTCTAACGGagcagggaaggaaggaaattGCAAATCCTGGCATTTATCACTCGATCGCTGCTTTCCACTTTAATTTCCTCCTGATAAAAGGACGGCAGACTGGCTCCAAGTATGGCAGGTATTTATACACGCTGGCCAGCATCAACTGATACCTGTGGCTTATGAGTACAGGAATGAGACACAATCATCCTGATTGGAACCTATTTCACCAGTGTCTGTAGAGCGGTGATTTCCAACCTCTGGGCCccttctactggttccagcataAATGAAGGAGGTCACTGGGTTTTCCAACCCTTTATAAAAGGCTTTGAAAGCCCTTTGCATTCTACCAATACAGTCATTTCctaacagctttttaaaaacaccAATATTTGCAGGGGAACGCGTTTCTTCTAATGTAGCTCTGTTTTTTACTCGGGTGGTTTCCGTGGCTCTTACATGGTGAAGTTGGAGACGTAGGCGCCAGCGGGGATCTGAAACTGGAAGACGCCGTCCGCAGCGGCGGAGTGCCGGTTGAGCATGGCGCAGTACACGGCGGTGAAGGCATACCGGGAGATGATGGTGGTCTTAACGGAGAGCTCCTGGATGTGAGGTTTGGTCTCCTGCAGCGAAAAGTGCACACGATGAGTAGAGATCGGCTTCTGGTGAGCTGAAATCAACTGCGGGGCGCATTcacatttacttttttattttagtaagAACAATTCTAGACCTCCCTAGTAACTAAACCAACTGACTGTTTGAGTGGAAGTCGTTCCCATGAGCTATGATTCAGCACACTAACCGCCCCTCTaacgcgctgcagctcctctggcgCATCTGTGCGCTTGGCGGACCAGTGTGCCTCACACCCAAAGCGCGCATGTTTGGATCCACAAAATCTACTTGGAAATAACTGGGCCATGCATTCATGGCCACAGTTTCAAGTGTGGAATAAACCGTAAACTGGGGCCTGAGGTGAGAAATAATGATGCGTCCACGTCTAATAAACCTTTGGAAAAGATACGACTTTGAGTCTCGACGAGGGCATTACAATTAAAGATGAAATATGAACGTTTGGCTGCAATGAATGTGatttttaccttggtcagcAAAGTTTTCACCTGTCGTGGGAGCCTGCGCGGCGCCTGTGGGCACACAGATAATCAGATCAAGTCCAAGCGCGAGAATGTGCAGCGCTAGGAGCGTTAAACTTCTTACAACGTCCAAATTAAAGTCTCTCAAGTcgaaatcagcgtcctcgtccAAGGGAGAGTCCCCCAGTTGTCCCAGTGCCGTCGCGCTGACGCCCATCAACAAAGCCCAGAGCAGCATCTCTCCGTCCTGCTCCGCTAAAACTCACACTGATGAATGGGACATGATCTCCAGCGCGTCTGCGTCCGCCCGTCCACAGCGACCTGACGGAGGGGAACGGTGCGCCCACCCACGCGAGGGGAGCGATGCCGTGGCCCCGGTCCCTCTCCGGAGATTGACaggctgctgccttcagggccCGTCGGAATTTTGTGGTTGCTTTGCGCGTGGTCCCAACGAACGAGTTGCTCTCGTTGCCCCTTAGAAATTGTGAGGGggttgttttttaactttttgattttgttagtttgttagttttatgtatttaaatatttttcattttaaatctattgttgacatattttattatttaaagccAGAAGATAGTTTGAATCTTAAAGGAGGAAACTTAGTGGCGTTGATGTTACTTTGGCGTCATCTGGTGGCAACATTGAAACATTACATGTTATCTCAAGTaaactgcagctgtgtttcttTATTCTTTGTGGGTTCAGGTCAAAATCATATTTTCTCACTCATTTTTGAAGTAATATGTGATTTGTTTTCTTCAAGCCTGTTTGGTTTGAACGACACAAACCAAATGTCGTATTTACTCTGCTCGTGTTGCAGGTCAAGTTTCAAAGTTTCGTTCTCCTTTCTGGTTTACATGAAGCACAACAAATATTGACTGGGGCCAGAAGTCGATCGGCCTGTTGGATTTTAACCTCCAGGTTTCAGCTCGGCTGGGTGTCCGTCAGGCTCCGTTGCTGTAGGGCCGCCCGTCTCCCTGCGCTGTGTATTTTGTAGGTGCGTGTGAGGGAATGCGTGTCTGAGCCTGGAAACATgaggcgtctgctgctgctgcttctggggctcctgctcctccatcacagctgctgcttcgaGTTTGTGATAGACGGAGAATGGGAGGATGACACGGTAAGATGGAGGGTGTAGATGTGGGCTGGTGAACATAACAGCACAGAGATCAAAGAAGAATGTTATGAGTTCAAATAGAGgtaatatatgtatttataattTAACATAAATGTCTCAGCGTTGTCAGTTCTAAGCCTTTATGGGTTTTAAGAagatttaaatcacatttaaaatgatcAGTCGCATCAAGTTTGTTTGTTCTACTTGtgcaacatttaaaacatttttttatttgttaaattgAATCTAACTTATTGTGACCCCTTAAAGCACTTCTGCAAGTGTTTTGATGCTTTAACCCTCCAAAGCTCACTCAAGTGTCCTCTCTCACTAAACTGAATTGTCCTCATGATTAATTAAACCTGAATTTCACATAAGCTTTGTTTCTTCCACCAGTTGGACGTTCAGGATCATCAGCAGAGACACAGGGTGAGAGCTTCTTTATTAATAAACAAGTCATTGTTTGTGCAATGATGGAGAATCACTAGCAGATAGATATAGAAGCCTATTCTGACCACAATCTACATCTTCACAACAGTTTGTGATTTACAGACCAAAAGCGAGTGacgctgattgtgtgtgtttgtttcagagaGCAATATTGACCAGCGAGGAGCAGGAAGACTTTGAGGTACATCTCTGTGCTTGTTGTTCCAGCAGTGTCCACTGTGGCAGAGTTTAAGCTTATCTGACAATCAATAAGCTGCTGTTTGAAGAGATTCACATGACTGACGGGTTACTGACTTTGTTCACCGCAAACCTGCTCTGCCCCTAAACCAGTGTTGTTGAAAACCTCTCAGTGGGCCATTAAAAGCATTCATGTTAATCACAGACCTTCCTCTCCTTTATTCTGTGTTCATCCCAGGCCATTCGTGGCGATGACATCACTGTCAAGAGTTACAGGGTGGAGAGCCGCATCACGTCGCGCTTCGCCCACACTACGGTCAGGAGCTCGGTGGTCAACTCTGGCACCAAGGCCCAGAGCATCGGCTTCAACGTCCAGATCCCCAAACAAGCCTTCATCACCAACTTCACCATGTGAGGGCCGCCCTGAGCCACAGTCTGAGCCCTAAAACGCCCATTGCAACGCTCCCCTTCTTGTGTTACAGGAACGTGAACGGCATAAGGTTCATGGGCTCGGTGAAGGAGAAGACCGTGGCCAGAAACCTGTACACGCAGGCCCGGGCCCGAGGCAAGGCGGCCGGCATCGTCAGGTACCGGCCCACCCGGACTTGAGTCCACTGTGGAGCTCCACGGCCTCACGGAGCCTCACATGCTTTTCACTACAACAGGGCTAACTCCCAGGACATGGAGACCTTCAAGACGGAGGTCCACGTTCCTCCGGGCAGCAACATTGAGTTCGAGCTCCACTACCAGGAGATGATGCAGCGGAAGCTGGGTTTGTACGAGCACAAGCTGTACCTGCAGCCCGGCAGGCTGGTTCCACAGCTTCAGGTGAGAGCATCCTGGCGCCCCACGCCTTTCTGCCTCCCCGTCTGCGTCTCACAAACGcccccccgtcctcctgcaGGTGGACGTGTACATCTACGAGCCAAAGGGAATATCGGCGGTGCAGACGCCGAACACGCTCGGCGCTCAGTTCGAGGAGCTGATCAAAGTCACGTCCACCAAAGACAAGGTAACGGAGCAGGCGGAGCTGCCGGCAGCCGGCGGCGGCTGCTCCCCCCTCATGCACCGTATGGCGTCCGCGTCTGTGTCCCCAGGCTCACGTCGCCTTcaagcccagcctgcagcagcagaggaagtgcGACAACTGCACCGGCAGCGCCGTCGACGGCATCTTCACCGTCACGTACGATGTGGAGCGAGACAGCAACGCCGGGGAGCTACAGGTGTCACACGCGACCAGGAGCTCGCTGACATGTAGATTCACCCGCTCAAACACCGCCCTGTGTCCTCCAGGTGTCCGATGGCCATTTCGTCCACTTCTTTGCGCCGTCAAACCTGTCGCCGCTTCCCAAAAACATCGTGTTCGTTATTGACGTCAGCGGCTCCATGTGGGGGGTCAAGATGAAGCAAGTAAGTCCTAGTTGTGCCGCTCCCATCACCGCTGCGTGTGGTGAATCTGCAAACTGCATCTACTCCCCACTCCTCCACGCAGACAGTTGAGGCCATGCAGGCCATTCTAGGCGACCTGAGCGTAGACGATCAGTTCAGCATCATCGACTTCAACCACAACGTGCGCTGCTGGAGCGAGGAGCTGCTCCCCGGGTCGTCCATCCAGGTCGAAGATGCCAAGAAATACATCCAAAGCATCAAACCTAACGGAGGTGAGGGAACGTTCGATTCCTCCAACGAGAACAAGGCAATAGCTCCATTGACacaaaccacctgctgctgacacCAGGCACCAACATCAACGAAGCCCTGATGAGAGCAGTGCAGATGCTGGTGAAGGCGTCCAACCAGGGCCTGATCAGCCCTCGGTCCGTGTCCATGATCATCCTGGTGTCTGATGGGGACCCCACAGTTGGTAGGAAGGATTGAGACGATCCAGACAGTGATGTCTGATCAGGCCTTATTATTaagatgttttatattttcctcGCAGGGGAGATCAAGCTCACCACCATCCAGAAGAATGTGAAGCGAGTGATGAGGGAGGAGTTTTCCCTCTTCTCGCTGGGGATCGGGTTCGACGTGGACTACGACTTCCTGGAACGCATCGCGATGGAGAACAGAGGCATGGCTCAGCGGATCTTCGCTAACCACGACGCAGCGGAGCAGTTGCGGGTACGTGGCGAGGAGCTGCGGGTGGGCGGGGCTTAGTGAGCGGCCCTCACCGCGTCTCGTGTCGCCCCGCAGACGTTTTACAGGCAGGTTTCCTCTCCGCTACTGAGGAGGATCATCGTTCAGTTCCCCGAGGGCCTGGTGTCGGACGTGACCCAGAACCGCTTCGACAAGTACTTCAGCGGCTCGGAGCTGGTGGTGGCTGGGAAGGTGAAAGCGTCTGGGAGCGACACGTTGACCAGCTTCACCACGGCGTCTGCTGTAAGCGTAGCAGACTCAGGCTCACGCCTTTCCAGAAGCACAGGCGACTAAACCCCCCTGGTCCTGCAGGCGCGGCTGGACCTCACCCTGGAGACGGAGGCTGACACTGCACAGCTGGACGCGGAGCTGGCCAAACACCAGCACTCCTTCAACGGCTTCGCCAGACAGATGTGGGCCTACATCACCATcaaacagctgatctctgaACGGTGAGGGGGAAGCGCGCGCAGTGGCTGACGTTCACATTCACAGCTCGGTTGAAGGCCTGGAATTCACTCCCGCCGCGCTCTGGTTGCAGGTCTCTGGCGACAACAGCCGCCAGGAAGAGGACGATCACCAAGCAGATCATGTCGCTGGCGCTGGAGCACCAGTTCGTCACTCCGCTCACCGCTCTGCTGGTGGAGAGCGAGGACGCCACGGAGAGGCTGCTGGCCGACTCCCCGAAGGACCCCAAACATGGCTGCTGCTCAGGTGCCTGGCACGCGAAGCGGAAGCGGGCGCTCACTAGGCTGTGGTACAGGCAGAATGCATGAAGGCCTGTCTCGTGTGTGTAGGAATGGGATTTGGAGGACCGCCTGGACTTCCGCCTCCAACCAACGTCATCTACGGGACTCCACCCTGGGTCCAGATGGGCCCTACTCCCCAACCGGGAGAGGAGTTGATAAAGGGTCCGGAGGCGGTGACTCTGCCCAAAAATATCAACTTTGgtaacgcgcgcgcgcacacacacacacacacacacaca
Above is a window of Betta splendens chromosome 9, fBetSpl5.4, whole genome shotgun sequence DNA encoding:
- the itih5 gene encoding inter-alpha-trypsin inhibitor heavy chain H5; amino-acid sequence: MLLWALLMGVSATALGQLGDSPLDEDADFDLRDFNLDVAPRRLPRQVKTLLTKETKPHIQELSVKTTIISRYAFTAVYCAMLNRHSAAADGVFQFQIPAGAYVSNFTMIIGGRVYQSEVRPKEKRVKQEKGKPRNQESGDTSPEAEVELFRMQVSIPGRNRAVFLLTYEQLLLRRLGRYEHVTSLRPLQLVSRLSLDVTVVDHSPITDLEVLPLRNGRSNGANGPSAAKAPGSPVRPEPPITTAVKQEKNVYRITFSPNIIQQAKITTNGLLGDFVIRYDVQRDMGIGDIQVLNGHFVHYFAPKDLPVVPKNVVFVIDTSASMMGTKIRQTKDALFTILRDLRPEDHFNFISFSNKIKVWQPNRLVPVTPLTVRDAKKFILTLVPNGGTNIDGAIGAGSSLLRGYLSGPDSSPNSVSLIIFLTDGRPTVGETQSVAILGNARSAVQEKFCIFSIGIGNDVDYRLLERMALENCGMMRRIHEEADAGAMLKGFYDEIGTPLLSDIRINYTENSVQYVTQHLFTNYFNGSEIVVAGKLANRSAESLHVQVTASNSDKSIVLETDVPLRRRQVETEERVREATAATAAGAKAPGSGSGGSQGLDNVLGSIEDFVERVWGFLSVKEELRSRLSSQTSKEREEHIHQATNLSLTYNFLTPLTNLLVERPVALADGSMAPAPTVTPQPRETGSPDNDLPGDTRDRRPQKPDERPSGQTSPLSNRIGQVEKRPAKKTITISKTSADGDPHFVVDFPLSKLTVCFNINGDAGHVLRLVSDHRSSGVTVNGKLIGAPAPPGSHKQQRTYFSTITLVVDRPRRAYIEVTPKKVILDGRDRMVLPCHSTAAVDSGAVSLAVVGKSNVTVTVGGNISFVILLHQYKNPAPYQRDHLGFYIANSRGLSPSCHGLLGQFLHEDVGLAERPAQGDGKPSRVLKVKGRSVPVVPKSRRIYSGTQNVDCWFAKNNAAKLIEGRYEDYVVPHMFDTGDWPHGTNRV
- the itih2 gene encoding inter-alpha-trypsin inhibitor heavy chain H2 is translated as MRRLLLLLLGLLLLHHSCCFEFVIDGEWEDDTLDVQDHQQRHRRAILTSEEQEDFEAIRGDDITVKSYRVESRITSRFAHTTVRSSVVNSGTKAQSIGFNVQIPKQAFITNFTMNVNGIRFMGSVKEKTVARNLYTQARARGKAAGIVRANSQDMETFKTEVHVPPGSNIEFELHYQEMMQRKLGLYEHKLYLQPGRLVPQLQVDVYIYEPKGISAVQTPNTLGAQFEELIKVTSTKDKAHVAFKPSLQQQRKCDNCTGSAVDGIFTVTYDVERDSNAGELQVSDGHFVHFFAPSNLSPLPKNIVFVIDVSGSMWGVKMKQTVEAMQAILGDLSVDDQFSIIDFNHNVRCWSEELLPGSSIQVEDAKKYIQSIKPNGGTNINEALMRAVQMLVKASNQGLISPRSVSMIILVSDGDPTVGEIKLTTIQKNVKRVMREEFSLFSLGIGFDVDYDFLERIAMENRGMAQRIFANHDAAEQLRTFYRQVSSPLLRRIIVQFPEGLVSDVTQNRFDKYFSGSELVVAGKVKASGSDTLTSFTTASAARLDLTLETEADTAQLDAELAKHQHSFNGFARQMWAYITIKQLISERSLATTAARKRTITKQIMSLALEHQFVTPLTALLVESEDATERLLADSPKDPKHGCCSGMGFGGPPGLPPPTNVIYGTPPWVQMGPTPQPGEELIKGPEAVTLPKNINFVDNDPHFIIHLPRNNMDVCFNIDSKPGHILSLVSDKGTGLVVNGQLISSKQPHKGKLSTYFGTISVYYQPDGVSVTVGTDGISLDDGRGRHAFTWAATAEVTLDGVRISIVKNAHVTVTVNGDVQVMVLLHRVWKKHPVNVDFLGIYIPNHNQYSPVVRGLIGQFSREPEVSVYDIHDGADPLKKEATMEVNGNKLLVTRGWQKDYRHDEKRGSNIYCWFVHNSGKGFIDGHYTDYIVPDLNSFI